One genomic window of Isachenkonia alkalipeptolytica includes the following:
- a CDS encoding glycosyltransferase family 4 protein — protein MNTQEFLTQVSATPEEREVLEIIASSRPLKKLQGRYPKPLDLLRSPYLDNPYVFNALLQDFSRDHYSFRPYIKALKGLYPKDPKGLSLLSFMMALSIEMEEPLVQEKVLYLFRHSFPENSPESFGLYSYLLYFSFSLEAYPVLEKYRPYTTRIREAVPLEHFPEQFSLLQFLFQGNPLQIGKGDSGGLSTFLLQLGKALTRSMEISEVYTLSLIDVSKDHSSFPLVQKIEDEHIAITLPFHVGEDRGFIKSHSFLKAMVSVVLNKLQLNPNIYHVRYLNDASLSMAKLGKERKRPVVLTLTPDPHRSMIHEKTHRVVPHNYEEGMEKIHKVQVGKKMLASTGGVLGIGGTKAKKRLLQYFPELETMAKNKPFQMISEGIDIHLPSKESINIEKVLTSKYHRYAIDPKNLGKPYIVNVGRLHPLKGQQKLLEAFYRSGAYEKYNLLIIGGNVQRPNEGERNFLNFEKDFLKSHRELQGSYVHIPGVPNRMVRLIERKINKLENAELPHIYFCSSEKEEFGIAILEAMVEGFIAVGPKAGGVSTYIQHGKNGFLGEMGNVWDMEKSLRETMDFFAAHPKKIQGLKENSIKTIQEDYSMEAISLKFAKFYREVLNYDKC, from the coding sequence ATGAATACCCAGGAATTTTTAACCCAAGTATCGGCAACCCCGGAGGAACGAGAGGTTTTAGAAATCATTGCTTCCTCCCGTCCCTTAAAAAAATTACAAGGTCGTTACCCTAAACCCTTGGACTTGTTACGCTCCCCTTATTTAGACAATCCCTATGTTTTTAATGCGCTTCTTCAGGATTTCTCCAGGGACCATTATTCCTTCCGCCCCTATATAAAAGCCTTAAAGGGCCTTTATCCTAAGGACCCCAAGGGGTTATCCCTGCTATCCTTTATGATGGCCCTGTCCATTGAAATGGAAGAGCCCTTGGTTCAAGAGAAGGTGTTGTACCTCTTTCGCCACAGTTTTCCTGAAAATTCACCGGAGAGCTTCGGACTCTACAGTTATCTTTTGTATTTCTCCTTTTCCCTGGAGGCGTATCCTGTGTTAGAAAAATACCGTCCCTATACCACCAGGATTCGGGAGGCCGTCCCCTTAGAACATTTCCCGGAGCAATTTTCCCTGCTGCAGTTTCTGTTTCAGGGCAATCCCCTGCAAATCGGGAAAGGAGACAGCGGCGGCCTCAGCACTTTTTTATTACAGCTGGGAAAAGCCCTAACCCGTTCCATGGAAATCAGTGAAGTGTATACCCTGTCCTTAATAGATGTTTCCAAGGACCATTCATCCTTTCCCCTGGTGCAAAAAATCGAGGACGAACATATTGCCATTACCCTTCCCTTTCATGTGGGAGAGGATCGGGGCTTTATCAAAAGTCATAGTTTTTTAAAGGCCATGGTATCCGTGGTGTTGAATAAACTCCAGCTAAACCCCAACATTTATCATGTGCGTTATTTGAATGATGCCTCTTTATCCATGGCAAAGCTTGGGAAGGAAAGAAAACGGCCGGTGGTACTGACCCTTACCCCGGATCCTCATCGATCCATGATCCATGAAAAAACCCATAGGGTTGTTCCCCATAACTATGAAGAGGGGATGGAAAAAATCCATAAAGTTCAGGTGGGGAAAAAAATGTTGGCAAGCACCGGGGGAGTTTTAGGCATCGGCGGTACAAAGGCGAAAAAAAGATTGCTGCAGTACTTTCCGGAGCTGGAGACCATGGCTAAAAACAAACCTTTTCAAATGATCAGTGAAGGGATAGATATCCATTTGCCCTCGAAAGAAAGCATTAATATTGAAAAAGTCTTAACTTCCAAATATCATCGCTACGCCATTGATCCGAAAAATCTAGGGAAACCCTATATAGTAAATGTGGGAAGGCTTCACCCCTTGAAAGGGCAACAAAAACTTCTGGAAGCTTTTTACCGCTCGGGAGCCTATGAAAAATACAATCTGCTGATCATCGGAGGCAATGTTCAACGACCCAATGAAGGGGAGCGGAATTTTTTGAACTTCGAAAAGGATTTTCTAAAGAGCCACCGGGAATTGCAGGGAAGCTATGTACATATACCGGGAGTACCCAATAGGATGGTTCGTTTGATCGAGCGGAAAATCAATAAGTTGGAAAACGCTGAACTGCCCCACATCTACTTTTGCTCCAGCGAAAAAGAGGAGTTCGGTATCGCCATCCTAGAGGCTATGGTGGAGGGTTTTATTGCCGTAGGGCCCAAAGCAGGAGGGGTATCGACCTACATTCAGCATGGAAAAAATGGTTTTTTAGGGGAGATGGGGAATGTGTGGGATATGGAAAAAAGTCTTCGGGAAACCATGGATTTTTTTGCAGCCCACCCGAAAAAAATACAAGGATTAAAAGAGAACAGCATAAAAACCATCCAAGAGGATTATTCCATGGAGGCCATCTCTTTGAAGTTTGCAAAATTCTACCGGGAGGTACTGAACTATGACAAGTGCTAA
- a CDS encoding xanthine dehydrogenase family protein molybdopterin-binding subunit: MKYVSDSIKKIDSDALLKGKGVYTDDLAPKDALCIKVVRSPHAFAKITSIDDRQTRRVPGVEMVLTHQDLQRIPFTRAGQCYPELSPYDKFILDEYVRHVGDDVAIIVAENQRAAEIGAKRLKVTYEVLEPVLDYRKAEGHRTLVHPEKENFIPVDFVGYHREKNLACEIGFEVGEIDEVLETSEVVITKSYESQAQAQAMMETQRAYSYEDTYGRLVVVSSTQIPFHVRRTLARALDMPMGKIRVIKPRIGGGFGSKQSIHGEFYPALITKLTGKPSKILYSRKEVFSGTTSRHKMGFDITLGATKEGKILGIEMKALSDTGAYGEHANTTVGAAGKKVLTLYNKVKACSFKGKAVYTNNLPGGALRGFGVTQGTFALESAVNELAEKLQMDPVKLREINMIQKGETTPIYNIITKGSGSDPIYMDSCELEACVQRGKEIFAWEDRRRRIAKEKEALREKGKARGVGMAIAQQGSGLPNIDMAGATIKLNDDGFFTLLVGATDIGTGSDTILSQIAAEALDVSVEQINIHASDTDVSPFDSGAYASSTTYTSGNAVIEACKNMEALIREYGAKVLEENTEDVSFEGGRIFSNRGKEISLEAFSKKITYSMIHQQLTATGSFVPKKAAPPFMAGFAEVEVDLDTGKTDLLDFVGAVDCGTAINPTLARVQAEGGIVQGMGMALYEEVKVNAKGKLKSNSFMEYKIPTRKDVHNIQVELIEGHDDTGPYGAKSIGEVVVNTVPPAIMEAIYQATGARIRTLPATPEKVWRAMEKKKQENNKTGE, encoded by the coding sequence ATGAAGTATGTCAGTGATTCCATCAAAAAAATCGACAGCGATGCACTGCTGAAGGGAAAAGGGGTCTACACCGATGATCTGGCTCCGAAGGATGCCCTGTGCATTAAAGTGGTTCGAAGTCCCCACGCCTTTGCAAAAATTACCTCCATCGATGACCGCCAAACCCGAAGGGTACCGGGGGTGGAGATGGTACTGACCCATCAAGATCTACAAAGGATTCCCTTTACAAGGGCGGGGCAGTGCTATCCCGAGCTTTCCCCCTATGATAAATTTATACTGGATGAATACGTACGCCATGTGGGGGACGATGTGGCCATTATCGTCGCCGAAAACCAACGGGCTGCGGAGATCGGGGCCAAAAGGCTGAAAGTGACCTACGAAGTACTGGAGCCGGTACTGGACTACCGAAAGGCCGAGGGGCACCGCACCCTGGTCCATCCGGAAAAAGAGAATTTCATCCCCGTGGATTTCGTGGGCTATCACCGGGAGAAGAACCTGGCCTGTGAGATCGGCTTTGAGGTGGGGGAAATCGATGAGGTGTTAGAAACATCGGAGGTGGTCATAACAAAGTCTTATGAAAGTCAGGCCCAGGCCCAAGCCATGATGGAAACCCAACGAGCCTACAGTTATGAGGATACCTACGGCCGGTTGGTGGTGGTCTCCTCCACCCAGATTCCCTTCCATGTGCGAAGAACCCTGGCCCGGGCCCTGGATATGCCCATGGGTAAAATTAGGGTCATCAAGCCCCGAATCGGCGGAGGATTCGGCTCGAAGCAAAGCATACATGGGGAGTTTTATCCCGCCCTGATCACGAAGCTGACGGGAAAACCCAGCAAAATCCTTTACAGTCGAAAGGAAGTATTCTCCGGTACCACCTCCCGGCATAAAATGGGCTTTGACATCACCCTGGGAGCCACAAAGGAGGGGAAGATTTTAGGCATCGAAATGAAAGCCCTTTCCGACACGGGAGCCTACGGAGAGCATGCCAACACCACCGTGGGGGCCGCGGGGAAAAAAGTGTTGACCCTGTATAATAAGGTCAAGGCCTGCAGCTTTAAGGGAAAGGCGGTATACACCAACAACCTTCCCGGCGGGGCACTGAGGGGCTTCGGAGTAACCCAGGGAACCTTCGCCTTGGAGTCTGCAGTGAACGAACTGGCGGAAAAGCTACAGATGGACCCCGTGAAACTTCGGGAGATCAATATGATTCAAAAGGGGGAAACCACCCCGATATATAATATTATTACCAAGGGATCCGGTTCCGATCCGATTTACATGGACAGCTGTGAGCTGGAGGCCTGCGTCCAAAGGGGAAAAGAGATTTTCGCCTGGGAGGATCGCCGTCGCCGGATCGCCAAGGAGAAAGAGGCCCTCAGGGAAAAAGGGAAAGCCCGGGGCGTGGGTATGGCCATCGCCCAGCAGGGTTCGGGGCTTCCCAATATTGACATGGCGGGAGCCACGATCAAACTCAATGATGACGGCTTTTTCACTTTGCTGGTGGGGGCCACGGATATCGGCACCGGCAGCGATACGATCCTGAGTCAAATCGCCGCCGAGGCCCTGGATGTTTCCGTGGAGCAGATCAATATCCACGCCTCGGATACCGACGTCAGCCCCTTTGACAGTGGCGCCTATGCCTCAAGCACCACCTACACCTCGGGGAACGCCGTAATTGAAGCCTGTAAAAACATGGAGGCCCTGATCAGGGAATACGGAGCCAAGGTTTTGGAGGAAAACACCGAGGATGTTTCCTTTGAAGGGGGAAGAATTTTCAGTAACAGGGGAAAGGAGATTTCCCTGGAGGCCTTTTCGAAAAAAATCACCTACTCCATGATCCACCAACAGCTTACCGCCACGGGATCCTTTGTGCCGAAAAAAGCGGCGCCTCCTTTCATGGCCGGCTTTGCGGAAGTGGAGGTGGATTTGGACACGGGGAAAACCGATCTTCTGGACTTTGTAGGAGCGGTGGACTGCGGTACCGCCATCAATCCTACCCTGGCCCGGGTGCAAGCCGAAGGGGGGATTGTTCAGGGCATGGGTATGGCCTTATATGAAGAGGTGAAGGTAAATGCCAAGGGGAAGTTAAAATCCAACTCTTTTATGGAGTACAAAATCCCCACCCGAAAGGATGTCCATAACATTCAGGTGGAGCTGATTGAAGGCCACGACGATACGGGACCCTACGGGGCAAAATCCATCGGCGAGGTTGTGGTCAACACCGTGCCCCCGGCGATTATGGAGGCCATTTATCAGGCCACAGGGGCAAGAATCCGCACCCTTCCCGCCACCCCGGAGAAGGTATGGCGGGCAATGGAGAAGAAAAAGCAGGAGAACAATAAAACAGGAGAATAA